The sequence TTCTAGCTCTGCCATTGGGAAATAAGTAGGCGCAGCAGATGTTGCTAATGCAATGTCATACATGAGAGCACCATTATCACGGGATAAATCACCCTCAAGATGATCGTATTTAAAAACCTTTGGCTTTGCTTCTGTTACAGAATAACTAGGTATGCATAACAAGTTATTAGAATCTCCGATTTTTCTGTCTCCAAAAATTTCTATAAGAGATTTTTTTAAACCTTCTTGTTTATATTTTCCTCCCTTTGCTATCTGCTTTAAAAATCCTATATCAATTTTACCTATAAAGGGAAAGTTTCTAACGGGGTGTTTGGGGAATATTAATTCTCCCTTTTCCTCATAAAATTTACATATTTTATCAGCTGGTATCTTTGATGCTATAGCCAAAGCGATAAGCCCCCCTGTAGATGTCCCACAGATCATATCGAAATGATCTGATGTTAAGCAATTAAATTTCGCTTCTAATCTTTTTAATATAGATGCAGAGTATAAACCTTTTATTCCTCCACCATCTACGGATATTATTTTAAATACTTTTTCGTCTGGATTCATTTTTAGTGTAATATTGTTATCACTTTAAAGAATGCTTGACACCATGCTTACTGTGCAATTTAATAGCGGAGAATTATAATTAAAAGCAAAAAATCCCATCGTCCATTGGTGTTTTAAATTGTATACTTTGTTTCTAATGCAAAAGCATTTATATTTTTTAATAAAATTTTATTGTATCAAGTTTATTAAATATATTTTTATGTCGTGAATAGTCACAATAGCCAACAAAATACTGATTTTTAATACTATCTAAAGTGAAATCTTGATAGATGTTAATTTTTTTTCTAAAGATCTCAATTTCTTGTCCGTAAAGTGTATTTAGATCTATTTTTGAAAAATCAGGTCTAATTTCTAAATATGCTTCTTCTTTTGGTCTATTGATAAAATGTAAAATCCTTTCGGAATCTGAATCGAAAATTATTTGATAGTTTGTAATAAAAGAATTAGGATATTTATCTCTAATTGAGTTTAATATTATTTCATCAATTTCATCTGTGGGAAAACAGTTTTGCTTTGGATAGTTTATTAATTTTGTTATTCTATGATCATCCGATCCATCATTATACTTGTATTCATCATTTATATCTCTTTCATAAATTATTTGCCCAATGGCAATGTCAACAGCATAAGAATTTTTTGAGATGATATTAATTTGTTTAATAATTTTCCACTCATTCGATTCAAGTAATTTCATATTTATCAGTTTATTTTGTATATATATCAAATTTATAAAACATTATTTACAATATTTTATGGCTTCCCGTAAACAACAAAAATAAAAAACACTGTAAAGTTTTGAGTCAGTATTTTCACGGAATTTTTCTATGATTTCAAAACTTCTTCAAAGAAAATCCCGACTTTCGTCAGGACTATCGGTAATCATTAAATTTTTAATATTATTATATTTCCGAAGGAAAATCACTAAGAATTATTAACATTAATATTCGCAATTTTACGACCATCATTGTCAACTACTAACACAGTTTTGTATGTCTCAGTCGAGCTAATAGCTTCATTATAGTGAACAGTGAAAAATACTGTACCTTCTTCTGTTACTAAATTTCCGAATTCTAATGTGAGCATTAATACAGTAGGGTTTATACCCTGCGGTACACTTTTGATTAAGCGATATCCGGGTTTTTGTCCATCAGTAGGGAACCTACCATCTACATTGATTTGAGGAGTTTTACCTTCATTTTTGACAGTGGCTGTCCATTCGCCGATGTTGTTTTTTGTTTCCATTTTAATTGTTATTAGTTTGTTATTCGAATATACAAAATTATTATAAATTAGATGGATTGTAATATTTTTTACATTTAAATAAAAACACATCTATGAAATTACTAAAAATCTACTGCATTTTTTCAACTATTGCTATTATTGTTTTATCAATAGGTCTCTATCAAATCAACAAAGACTACATCAAAGCCAAAAAAGAATTTAAAGAAACAGAAGAAGTTCTAAAACAATGTTCTGAACGTTATTATAAAGTAATTGGTAAATAAAAGAAAATCCTAACAAAAAGTTAGGATTTTTCATTTATTTTAAAATTAAATAATTCTTGTGGATGCACATCTAATCCCTTTGATAGTTCTTGTATCGTTGACATTCTTATGTCGACTTCTCCTTTTTCAATTTTGCTGATATTACTATGATCGACGTCACATTTTTGAGCTAATGCACGATAGCTTAGGCCTAGTTTTGTCCTAAACTTTTCAACTTGCTTACCAAAAGCTATTCGAAATTCAATTTTATCCATTGAAATTAGCATTCGATGGGCAATTTGGAAAGATTTTAATAATTAATTGTAGTTGAATTAACCTACATTTAAAAAGTTTTTTTATATTTGTAAAATAAGTTACAGAAAATGTAACTTTGCGATACTTCAAAGAAAAATAGAAGCTATTGCTTAGAGTCTCGGTTCGAAAACTGGTAATTTTTAAATCCCTGAGATAATAAGTAAGCGGCTCACGACCTAGGCGTGGGTCTCTCTTATCTTGGGATGGGTATACCAGTACCTCGAATCAGATATTGTAGAGTTCCCATGCCGTTTTTTCTAATGAAGTTGCTCTTTTCTACATAAAAAATCTAAGCCCGCTTCCTAAACATAGTATCAGACTACATGATACAATAGGAATGTACAACCTATTGCGGCTTTAAAAAGCTTACACGGGAACACAGATTTCATTCATATTAAATTCTTTCCGGTGCCTTATGGTCACTGCTTACAGAAACTCACCAGTCCTTTTTCATACCAAAGGGCATCAGGAAAGTCTTTATTTTAAAAATGAATCAAAAAAACTACTCAACTTAAAAACAGAAGAATGTAAAAAGCCCCTTCCTGTCAGTCGACTAAAACATCAGGAAAGAGCGTAGTTCAGTAATTAATCTTTAGAAAATTAAAAACCTTTACAAATCTATGAAAAATTCCTATTACCATATAGGAGGTATTTTCTTTGGCCTTATGTTTACCGCTGTCAGCATTGGTACAAAAGGCCAAACCCGTACAATTTCCGGTACCGTCACCTCATCAGGTAAACCTCTTTCAGGGGTTGTGATCTCCCAAGAGGGTAGTGATCAGGTAACGATAACCGCTAATAACGGAACCTACACATTGCAGGTTTCAGCAGAAAATCCCATCCTATTGTTCAGACACCCTGATTATGCAGAAGAGAAATTCACAGTCACCAATCAGACCGTCGTCAATATCAGCTTAGAACAAAAAGTAAAGGGAATCGAAGAAGTTATTCTCAACGCCGGCTACTACAAGGTTAAAGACAAAGAAAGAACCGGTAGTATTGCCAAAGTTTCAGCAAAAGATATCGAAAATCAGCCTGTCACCAACGTACTGTCAGCAACACAGGGAAGAATGGCAGGAGTCAGTATTACCCAGAATTCAGGAACTCCCGGAGGTGGATTTGATATTCAGATCAGAGGCAGAAATAGTCTTCGAACCCGAAGCAATTCTGTCATTGATGGCAATCAGCCGCTTTATATTATTGATGGTGTTCCGGTGGGTACGGGAATCAGTTCTTCTTATGCAGGAAGTATCCTTCCCAATGCAGATATCAATCCACTGAACAGCATCAATCCTAATGATATTGAAAGTTTCGAGATCCTTAAAGATGCAGATGCTACCGCCATTTATGGTTCAAGAGGTGCTAATGGAGTAGTGCTGGTGACCACCAAAAAAGGAAAAAAAGGAAATTTAAAACTGACCCTGAACTCTTCCTATGGTCTGAGCCATGCCATTTCAAACCTCAAAATGATGAATACTGCTCAGTATCTTGATATGAGAAAGCAGGCATTTGCCAACAGCAATATCTCTGTCTATCCTACTAACGCCTATGACATCAACGGAACTTGGGACTCCAACCGTTATACCGATTGGAGAAAGGAACTGACTGGTCATTATGCGGCTTTGTCAAATACCCAGCTTTCACTCAGTGGAGGAAGTGAAAATACCAATTTCCTGCTCAGTCTTGGTCATAATGAACAAACCACGGTGTTTGGCAGGGATTTCAGGTACAGAACCAGTACTGTTTCAGGAAATATCAGCCACAGGTCTGCTGATCGAAAATTCAGTTTTAACTCATCCAATATTTTTACAGCAACAGACAATAACCTGATTACCTCTGATGCGACAAGACAGTCGTATATTCTGGCTCCCAATGCACCTGCTCTTTATGATGCGGAAGGTAACCTTAACTGGGAAAACAATACGTTTACGAATCCCGCAGCGGCTTTTGAGAACTCCTATTCCAATAACAATCTGCAATTCCTTAACAATATCAGTATGGAGTATGAAGCTTTTGACAACTTTAAGCTCAAACTCAATGGAGGTTTAACCTATCAGACTTTTGAAGAATGGTCACTTCGTCCGAGTACGGCGTATAGCCCTTCTGCTGGGGCAACACCTCTCAATTCGATGTCTTCAAAATCCAACCAGAACAGACTGTCTATGGTGATAGAACCCCAGATAAGCTGGATGTACAGAGCAGGTAAACATAAATTTGATATCCTGGTGGGAGGTACTTATCAAAGAGATGTTTCAGACCGAGGTGAAATTCAGGGGTCTGGTTTTGAGAGTAATGCCTTTATCTATAATATAGGTGCTGCAATCAATAAGGTCGTCCTTGACCAGATCAGTACTGAATACCGATACGGTGCTTTTTTCGGCAGAATCAACTATCAGTATGATAAAAAATACATTCTCAACATCACTGGAAGAAGAGACGGCAGCAGCCGATTTGGACCCAATAATAAATATGCAATATTCGGTGCTGTTGGGGCAGCATGGTTGTTTTCGGAAGAAGATTTTATGAAGAACATCTCATGGCTCAGTTTTGGAAAGCTGAGAGGAAGTTATGGTTCATCGGGAAGTGATAATATCGGGGATTACCAATACCTCGATACCTTTGCTACGGCTAACCTCATCTACAACGGCAGTACAGGACTGGCTCCAACAAAACTCTACAATCCTGATTTCAGCTGGGAAAGAACCATCAAAACAGAAGCTGCTCTTGAACTGGGATTGTTCAACAACAGACTTAACCTAAGTGCTGCGTATTACCGAAACCGCTCAGGAAATCAATTGGTAGGCTATCAGCTTTCCTCAGTAACGGGATTCAGCAGTGTGCTGGCCAATCTGGATGCTGTTATTCAGAATACAGGATTTGAATTTGAGGCCAGCGGAGAAATTATCAATAAGAAAAATTTTTCATGGAAAAGTTCTTTCAATATCACCATTCCCCGAAACAAGCTGATTTCCTTTCCGGGACTTGAAGGTTCATCCTATGCCAATACTTATGTGATCGGACAGCCTGTAAATATTGTTAAACTCTACCAGCTTCAGGGGGTAAATCCTACTACCTTGGTCTATGATTTTACCGATTTCAATGGCGACGGAAAGATCGCATCACCGGATGACAGGCAGGTGATCAGAAATCTTGGACAGCAGTTTTACGGAGGGCTAAGCAATGAGTTGCGCTACCGAAACTGGAACTTTTCATTTTTGTTGCAATTTGTAAAGCAACTGAGCCGAAACTATAACTCAGCAATGTCTTCTCCGGGGATTATGGCGAATCTCCCGGTAGAGGCATTGAATGTATGGTCGCCTTCGAATCCCAATGGCCTTTATATGCCGTACCGCTCTACGTCAAATTCTTCGCACAGCCTTTTTCAAAATAGTGATGCCAGTGTTTCTGACGCTTCATTTATAAGGCTTAAGAATGTACAGCTTACCTATAATCTTTCTTTGGACTCAGGTCTTTTCAGGGAAGTAAAACTTTATTTTCAGGGGCAGAACCTCTGGACATGGACGAAGTTTTTTGGAATTGATCCCGAGATGACCTCTTTTGGATTCCTGCCTCCTTTGAAAACATATTCATTGGGCATTCAACTTACGCTGTGATGAATGCTTAACGGCAACCAAAGACCGTCATATTATTTAACCCAATACAAAAACAATGAAATCAATATTCAATAGTATAATAATGGCTGTGCTCATCTATCTGATGAGTACCGCTATATCGTGTGAAAAAATGCTGGAAGTGGATTTGCCTGACAATCAGATGTTGTCAGAAACCGTTTTCAGTGATACTCAGACTGCCAACGCCGTATTATCTGGACTGTATGCCGGATTGTGGGAATCATCACCTGTTACGGGAGATCAAAGCGGAAGGCTTTTGGGGCTTTATACTGATGACCTGACCTACTATGCAGTCAATGCCACTAATGGACTGCCCGAATTATCCAATAATACACAGATTGATTCCAACCAGTTTGTCAGTTCGTTCTGGAATGCTGCGTATCAGAAAATATATGTCAGCAATTCCATACTCGAAGGGCTGGAAGGAGCAGATCATATTCCGGCAGCTGATAAAGCAAGGATAAAAGGGGAGACCCTGGTTATCCGATCTTTGCTCTTTTTCTATGTCCAGCAGGTTTATGGAGATATTCCTTTTCCTGTGACCACCAATTATATGATCAATCAGAGTATTTCAAAAACACCTTCTGCAGAAGTGCTGATGAGAATTGAATCTGATGTGAAGGAAGCTATTGAACTGCTTTCTGATACATACCAAAATAATGAACGCATCTATATTAATAAAAAAGCAGCCCAGCTTCTTCTGGGCAAAGTTCAGATGCAACAGCTGAAATGGAGTGAGGCAGAAGCCACCTTGAAAAAAGTAGTTCAGAGTCCGCTGTATCAGTTTCAAAATGATATCACCAAGGTCTTTCTTAAAAACGGCAGCCATATTATCTGGCAGCTCAAGCCTAAAAACAATGGGGATGCGGTGAGAGAAGCAACGATTTACTATTTTGTCAATGTTGCTCCTACTTCCATGGCACTTTCCGCATCTCTGGTCAGCTCGTTTCAGAATGGAGATCTTAGAAAGCAATATTGGATGGGATCTGTTACAGTTGGGGGCAACACCTGGTACAGAGCTGAAAAATACAAAGCAAGGTTTTCCAACTCCATAGAAAACTCCATTGTCTTCAGACTGGAAGAGGCCTATTTGCTGTTGGCAGAAGCTCTGGCTCAACAAAATAAAATGTCAGAGGCCCTACCGTTTATTAACCCGATCAAACAAAGGGCAGGACAGCCATTGCTAGGCAGTTCTGTTACACAACAGCAGCTTCTTGAGGAAATCCTTGATGAAAACAGAAAAGAGTTTTTTACAGAAATGGGACATCGGTTTCTTGATTTGAAAAGAGCAGGAAAGCTTAATGAACTACAGCAGACCAAACCCAACTGGAAAGATCAACATAAAGTATGGCCTCTTCCGCAACAGGAACTGCTGCTGAATCCCCATCTGAATCCTCAAAATTTAGGGTATTAATGAGAGCATATTGTTTAATTATTCTGCTGTTTTCTCTGCATTGCTTTAATGCACAGAGGTCGATTAAGGAATTGGACCAGTGGATGTCGCATTTCTCAACGATGATAGGTCAGATGAAGGTATCTGAAGATCAGAGATTCGTTTTGGTGACTAAAATGTATGCGAATAATTCTGATTCAGTTCTTGTGTTTGACCGCCAATCAGCAGTCATTCCATCCGATACCATTTTAAAAAAGAGCAACATCAGTTTTCTGAACAATTATACGGTCTTTGCTTCAGGACCGGGCAGGGCTGAATTAATTGAGCTGAAGTCCAAAAAAAGAGAAATTTATGATAGTGTACAGCGATGCAATGTCAATGAAACCCTGAAGCAATATGTCATATTGGGTACTGATAAAAATCTGAAAATCTATAATACCAAAGGAAAAGTGCTTCACCATGAGGCGGGAACATTGAACTATACTATTTCGGAGCAGGGACAGGTTTATATCCTTGCTGAAAGGGGAGGATTTCATCAAATATTGAATTGGAATGGAAGCACTATGAAATTGCTTTATTCCACTGCAACTAACATTGTTGCGATGGATCTTTTAGAATCAGAGAGATTTATTGTTGTAAAAGAAAAAATAGGTCCTAATGGAAAGATCAGGATAAGATTGTTGAGAGTATCAGACGGGCAGCTGTTTCATAACAACCGGATCAGTCTGGGAGATGCCCAAAACATGAAAGTAACTGAAGCAGGTCATTCTGAAACTTTTTTGATTGATATTTCCGTTAGGAACCTCCCCGAGAAAACTGGAAAACTTGAAATATGGTATGGAGGAGACAAATATCTGCGCAATAAGGACCAGGGGCTGATTGAGCATCAGTATATGGTATGGAATGTTAAAAATAATCAAGTTCATTCTATCCCTCCTAAATCAATGCAGGTTTATGTAGCGACAGACCATCCACGTTATTTTTGGACGTATAATGCCAGGGAGGACAATGATTACCGTGGATTTAGAAGCCTGAATGTATATCGATATGACCTTTTAGAAAACAAATCTGAACTTGTTTTTGAGAATGCTTCAGAAATGGTCATAGGAAAGGACAGTCGTTACACCATCGGATTTCTGATGTATAAGAATCAATGGATGGTCTACGATCATCTGTTAAAGCAGACAAAAATGATCGATTATAATGGAACATTAAGCTATCCTATCTTTATGCCTGATGGCAGTTTGCTCTTTACGGCAGGAGACCGACTGATCAATTATCACCTGGAAACAGGTGTGTTAAAAACAGCATTTAAACAAGAGAACAGCAAAATCAGCTTTTATGAATACAGTGGAAAAATGATTCATCAGATGGAATCTTTTAAGATAACACAACGAACTATTGAAATGTCACAGCCGTTGATGCTGCATATCAGGAGAGAAAATCATAATGAGTCCGGATATTATTCTTTTTATAAAGGTAAGCTCAAAGAAATAATGCCGTACAGCAGCAACAGGATTAAAATGTTCTCGCAAAAGGACAAGCATGATTTAATGTATTCGATCGAAGAAAACTACAACATGTCTCCACGGTTGTACAGCAAAAGCAAGTCATCAGGTCAAAAGAAGGTACTTTATACAACCAACCTTCATGATAAAGAAGCGATAGACTTGCAGCAGAATGTTATTTCATACACCAACAGTGAAGGTAAGGACCTGAAAGGAGTTCTATATTATCCCATTAAATTCGACAAGACAAAAAAATATCCTTTGGTGGTACAGGTATACAGTATTCAGCATGATGAATTCAACAAATACCTGTATCCCGCCTGGGGACCCAGTGGATTCAATATTCGACTGCTTCTTGAGAACGGTTATATGGTTTTTCAACCGGACATTGTTTCAGATAGAAGGGGGCCGGGAATTTCGGCGCTTGATTGTGTTCATTCTGGATTAGATGCGATTCGGGAAAATGAAAATATTGATTTCAGACGCATGGGTTTGACAGGACACTCATTTGGTGGTTATGAGACCAACTTTATCGCTACCCATTCAGAAAGGTTCGCAGCCTATGTCTCGGGGGCAGGTCTTAGTGATATTATGAATACTTACTTTTCATTTAATGAACTGTTTAAAATAGCAGACTATTCAAGATTTGAAACAGGGCAGTTTTCAATGGGAGTTTCTTTTTCAGAGGATAAGGACCTGTATTATAAAAATAATCCCATCAATTTTATTGAGAAAGTCAACGCACCTGTATTGCTTTGGGCAGGTAAGAAAGACACGAATATTCCGCCAACGCAAACCATGAGCTTCTATATGGGATTATTAAGAAACAGAAAAAAGGTGGTGGCACTGATGTATGCAGATCAGGAACACACCTTCAAGAAAAGTTCCGAAGACATCAGGGATCTTAATACTAAAATCTTAGAATGGTGGGACTATCACCTGAAAAGCCGGAAAGATATAGGATGGATCGATAAAGAAATGAAAAGGGACGCAGAATAGCGTCCCTCATTTAATTAATACTTTATACAATGCACTAAGGAATTTTATAAAGTGGCGTTCCACACATCGTGCCTGAACCGATTCTATGCAGTTCAACGCTGGTATCCAATGCCCATTCACAGACATCACCGGAAACGATATTGCTGCATTCCTGATCAGCATCCTCACATTTGAACTGACCACCACCTAAGCTAACAATTCTGTAAGCCGGCTCTAAAGCTCGTGTACTCTTCTTTGCCAACATGGTGGCAAAAGCTGACCCTGTTCCCAGTGCTACCAGGATGACAGGAAAAAGAATTTTTTTCATAATAAAAAAATATTTGATTTGCTGCCTACTCTGAAACACGGTTTTCGGCTTCCCCGTTTTTAAAATGTTTTTTCAGGGGCTGGGTAAGTTTATATTGTACCAGCTGATTTCCAATAATTGCGTACAAATGCTCATCGGTAATTCTAAAATCTGACATGGTATTATTTTTAATATTGTCGATGTACATACTGCCAATATATTCCTGAGATTCGGTATTATAGATGTCAATAACTTTGCTTTCCTTCCATCTGTTTAAAGATTCATGTCTCCCTCTTAATTGAGCAGGATTAAATAACAGACCTCTGTATACGATCGCATGCCCGTTAACTTTTAGTGCAGGTTTAGACATTTTAGATTTTCCATTGGACAGCGATGTTACTTTAATCTGTGCGATTTTAGTCGTATCAATAGTTCTCCATCTGTGAATAAGCTGCATTGAATGGTTCATGACAAGAAACTGGTTTCTGTAACTGTAGATATAGCTGACAGTTGGTCTTATAGGATCAGATGAAAGATAGCCGTCGGAATCAAAAAAACCATCCAACTGCTTTTCAAGTAAATCAGGATGCAGTGTCACCTGATTTTTACCATTGTGATTGATTAAAATAGTTCCCAGCGTTAAATTCCTGGTTTGAGATGAGAGGGTGCGAATGGCAATTCTATTACTGTCAATAATTTCAAGCTGGCTAAAAAATGCATCGTTAAAACTGATTATTTTGCTTTTTACATCACCTAATTTGCCTTTTAATATGATGGGTACATTTCCATCATAGATATAATAATGGTGATCTTTAACTTTAATCTCAATTTTTTTAAAAGGATATTTGCTGAGTTCCAGATCAATCTTTGTATTTACAGCTTTTTTTAAAAGTGAATCAACTGCTAATAAATTTTGAGGGAGGCTTCGGTTAGCTAAGTAAAGCTCTTCATTTTTAGCACCAGCAAAATAAAATGAATGGTTCTCCAGATCCATACTTTTTACTTTTAAAATAGGATGCATCAGAAACCTTCTTGTAAAATTGTTTTCCTGTTTTATAATGTATTCTGACTTAAAAAACAAAACAATGACAAGAATACAACTCAAAATATTGGAAATTCCTAAGATCAATGCTGTTTTACGGTAAGTCTTATGATTTGCTCTTCCCATGATGAGAACAGATAGACCTCCTATAGCTACACAAAGAATATTAAAAATCAGATGTTCAGTCCATCCCATTTTTTCCAGGATTCCTCCACAGGAACAAGGAACAAAGTCACTGTAATTTAGAATGAGAAATATATAGATCGTAAATGCTGACATTAATGCAGTTGATAAGTATAATCCGATTAATCTCCTGCTTGGAAAAGTTAATAACAGTACAATAATTAATTCTACAATAATAACAGCATAAGAAATACCCCCTGCATAAGCACTTAGTAAAGGTGACTGAGCAATCTGTATTTGAAAGTTTTCAAAATCAAGCAATTTGCTCACACTTGCATAAACAAACAATAGAATAAAAAAGCAGGAAACAGTTTTGATAAAGATAGTTTGTACGTTTTTCATGGTATGTTATTATTAGGTTTAACAGACCTGAACCAATCTCCATTTAATCTTCCATCCGCAATATTCAGGCATCGGTTCACCTTTAAAGAGGGTTACAGTTGTTTTGAAATTCCCCATACTTTCCCAGATGCCACTCTTTGGACATGGTAAGCCTGTAACAACTGTTATGGAGGTATGAGGAATCATATTTTTTTGTTTTTAATCCTGAGTAAGCCGCCAATTATCACCGTCTCTGACAGGAGGATCTTTTGTTCCAGGATCTTCAATGACTTCTACGGATTTAGCAGAATCCTGTTTCATTACTAAGCCATTTATTGTGGGCTCTGATTTTTCAATATATTCACTATTTGAAATCATATCTTCATCTCGATGGGTGCAGTTTTGTAGACAAACTGCTACGATGATTATACTAAAAAATGGGATAAACTTTTTCATTTTGATAATTTTAATTGGGTTATCCCGGCCGGATTATATTAGAATTCTGATGTCAAAATTATCCGGCTTATGAGCTAAAAAAAACTGTTATATGGCGCTATTTTAAAATTGTTACGTCTCAATTTTAAAATTACTACATGCGGATATCAGAGTTTAAGTGGCTGTATTTGCATGTTTTACAGGATTTTTATGTTTCTGTTATTTAATTCATTGAAATTTGATTTATTTAAAACATAAATGTTTATTTTTGAGATGGTGAGGTTCTAAATATCAGTCTATGAAAAAGTTTTATTGCTTTCTCATCTTATTTCCTGTTTTTTCGCAATTTTTATTTTCACAAAAGAAAGATGAAAAAACTTTCAGTGAAATTAGAAAGCCTTATGAAAAAATGGCAATAGATGACATTCATGCAATGCCTTATGTAAAACTGTACATTGAGAAAGCAAAAAACGAAAATAATTTTTCAAAGCTGATTCAAGGGTATAGAGATGCAAGACAGTTTGACTATAAAAACAAGATTAAGTATGCTGACAGCGCACTCACTGTCAGTTTGCAGCATGGAAGCCAAGATGACATCAGTAAAGAATATTTAAGCAAGGGAATCATCTATTATTTTTATCAAAAAAAATTTAAGCTGGCTTTAAATGAATACATTAAAGCCTATACGCATTCAAAAGGCTCAAAAGATGAGTACCATAGGTATAAAGTCCTTTATCATTTAGGAATTGTAAAAAGTCATTTGGGCTATTATGATGACGCCATGAAGCATTTTCTTGAATGTACTTCATTTTACAGGTCAAAGTTGAATGAAAACCATCATGAAAATGAACAGTTTAACTATGAGAAGGCGTATCTCAACTGCTTACATCAATTGACTGTACTTAACAGATATCTGCATCATTTTGCCAAGAGTGATAGTTTAAGTAATTTAGGTTATCGGATAACTGCCAATAATAATGATTTTGTACTTGAAAAAAGCTATTTCCTAAAATGCATAGGAATTTCCAGATTTCATCATAAAGATTATGTTGATGCTCAGGATCACTTGCAAAAATCTTTACCCAATATTCTAAAGAGAAATGATTTTGCTTGGGCTTCTGTAGTATATTATTATCTGGGTAAAACCTATGAAGCACAGGATAATGTAAATAAGGCTGTAGGATGTTATAACAAAATAGATTCTATTTTCAATAAACATGATTTTATACTTCCAGAGGTTTATAAGAGTTATCACTATCTTATCGATCATTATAAAGATAAAGACCTAGAAAAGCAACTGTACT is a genomic window of Chryseobacterium nakagawai containing:
- a CDS encoding CBASS cGAMP-activated phospholipase — translated: MNPDEKVFKIISVDGGGIKGLYSASILKRLEAKFNCLTSDHFDMICGTSTGGLIALAIASKIPADKICKFYEEKGELIFPKHPVRNFPFIGKIDIGFLKQIAKGGKYKQEGLKKSLIEIFGDRKIGDSNNLLCIPSYSVTEAKPKVFKYDHLEGDLSRDNGALMYDIALATSAAPTYFPMAELEYYHNEQFIDGGVWANNPTLVGLLEALNNFVGTNKSYNKISILSLSSLSITGGNPVGLKNERSFKDWGSDLFETSMNGQSYFTDFFLKKITEISDINIDYIRIPSVSISKDQESLIQLDVANKEAYDLMKIKAEEQSLVYEKDEKINKLFTTKKTYTIKHG
- a CDS encoding helix-turn-helix domain-containing protein; this translates as MDKIEFRIAFGKQVEKFRTKLGLSYRALAQKCDVDHSNISKIEKGEVDIRMSTIQELSKGLDVHPQELFNFKINEKS
- a CDS encoding SusC/RagA family TonB-linked outer membrane protein, translated to MKNSYYHIGGIFFGLMFTAVSIGTKGQTRTISGTVTSSGKPLSGVVISQEGSDQVTITANNGTYTLQVSAENPILLFRHPDYAEEKFTVTNQTVVNISLEQKVKGIEEVILNAGYYKVKDKERTGSIAKVSAKDIENQPVTNVLSATQGRMAGVSITQNSGTPGGGFDIQIRGRNSLRTRSNSVIDGNQPLYIIDGVPVGTGISSSYAGSILPNADINPLNSINPNDIESFEILKDADATAIYGSRGANGVVLVTTKKGKKGNLKLTLNSSYGLSHAISNLKMMNTAQYLDMRKQAFANSNISVYPTNAYDINGTWDSNRYTDWRKELTGHYAALSNTQLSLSGGSENTNFLLSLGHNEQTTVFGRDFRYRTSTVSGNISHRSADRKFSFNSSNIFTATDNNLITSDATRQSYILAPNAPALYDAEGNLNWENNTFTNPAAAFENSYSNNNLQFLNNISMEYEAFDNFKLKLNGGLTYQTFEEWSLRPSTAYSPSAGATPLNSMSSKSNQNRLSMVIEPQISWMYRAGKHKFDILVGGTYQRDVSDRGEIQGSGFESNAFIYNIGAAINKVVLDQISTEYRYGAFFGRINYQYDKKYILNITGRRDGSSRFGPNNKYAIFGAVGAAWLFSEEDFMKNISWLSFGKLRGSYGSSGSDNIGDYQYLDTFATANLIYNGSTGLAPTKLYNPDFSWERTIKTEAALELGLFNNRLNLSAAYYRNRSGNQLVGYQLSSVTGFSSVLANLDAVIQNTGFEFEASGEIINKKNFSWKSSFNITIPRNKLISFPGLEGSSYANTYVIGQPVNIVKLYQLQGVNPTTLVYDFTDFNGDGKIASPDDRQVIRNLGQQFYGGLSNELRYRNWNFSFLLQFVKQLSRNYNSAMSSPGIMANLPVEALNVWSPSNPNGLYMPYRSTSNSSHSLFQNSDASVSDASFIRLKNVQLTYNLSLDSGLFREVKLYFQGQNLWTWTKFFGIDPEMTSFGFLPPLKTYSLGIQLTL
- a CDS encoding RagB/SusD family nutrient uptake outer membrane protein, with protein sequence MKSIFNSIIMAVLIYLMSTAISCEKMLEVDLPDNQMLSETVFSDTQTANAVLSGLYAGLWESSPVTGDQSGRLLGLYTDDLTYYAVNATNGLPELSNNTQIDSNQFVSSFWNAAYQKIYVSNSILEGLEGADHIPAADKARIKGETLVIRSLLFFYVQQVYGDIPFPVTTNYMINQSISKTPSAEVLMRIESDVKEAIELLSDTYQNNERIYINKKAAQLLLGKVQMQQLKWSEAEATLKKVVQSPLYQFQNDITKVFLKNGSHIIWQLKPKNNGDAVREATIYYFVNVAPTSMALSASLVSSFQNGDLRKQYWMGSVTVGGNTWYRAEKYKARFSNSIENSIVFRLEEAYLLLAEALAQQNKMSEALPFINPIKQRAGQPLLGSSVTQQQLLEEILDENRKEFFTEMGHRFLDLKRAGKLNELQQTKPNWKDQHKVWPLPQQELLLNPHLNPQNLGY